The Planctomycetaceae bacterium genome contains the following window.
CCTCAAGTTCGGCCTGAGCTACCCTATCGACCCGGCGATGGTACACCTGATGGCCGAGCAGGCCCAGCGCATCGTCGTCGTCGAAGAGCGACGCGGATTCATGGAAGAGCAGATCGGCCAGATCATCCTGCGCGACCGCCAGAGCGGGCAACTGCCGGCCGACCTGGAGCTCTGGGGCAAAAAGTTCCCCGCGCCGCTGCAGGGCATCCCCGACACGCGGGGGCTGCACCCCTCGATCATCACTGACCGCCTGGTGGCGCTGCTGCGTAGCCTCGGCGGCGGAAAAACCACGGTGGTCTTCCCGCCCGCCGCGGCCGAGGCCATCGAGCGCGAGGCCGCCACGCTGGCCTCGACCGCCCAGGCGCAGACGCCGGCGATCCCCGGACGCACGCCGACCTTCTGCCCCGGGTGCCCCCACCGCGACTCGGCCAGCCTGTGCCTGGAGATCAAGCGCCGCTTCGCCGACAAGGCGTACATGGCCCGCAAGTACAAGCGCGCCCCCATCGACATGGTCTTCCACGGCGACATCGGCTGCTACACCATGCTGATGTTCCCGCCGACGACGGACTTGATGCACAACCTCTCGGGCATGGGCCTGGGCGGCGGGACCGGCTCGGGCGCCGACCCGTTCATCACCAACAAGCAAGCCGTCTTCATGGGCGACTCGACGTTCTTCCACTGCGGGGCCCTGGGGATCTCGCAGGCCATCAAGCTCGGACAGGACATCACCTTCGTCATCCTCGATAACTCCACCACCGCCATGACCGGCCACCAGACCACGCCGGGGCTGGACTTCGACGTGCTGGGCAACCCCACGGCGGTGCAGGACATCGAGGACGTGGTTCGCGGGATGGCCTCGCATACCGACATGCTGGTGGCCCGCGTGGACCCCGAGCAGCGCGACGAATACGGCGAGCTGCTGGAGCGGACGTTCATGGCCGAGGGCGTCAAGGTCCTCATCGCCACCAAGGAATGCGGGATCACGCGCATCCGCCGCCATCGCCGCCTGCAGCGCCAGACCCGCAAGGAGCTTGGGTATCTGCCGGCGTGGCAGCACATGAACGTCAACACCGACGTCTGCCGCTTCTGCCTGGCGTGCGCGGAGCTGACGGGCTGCCCCGGGCTGCGCCACGTGCAGACGGACTACGGGCCCAAGATCGACACCGACATCACCGCCTGCGTCGACGACGGCGCCTGCCAGCGCATCGGGGCGTGCTGGAGCTTCGAGCGGGTGATGATCCACCGCCGCAAGGCCCCGCGCACGCGCGTGCCCGAGCTGCACCTCGACGACATCCCCGAGCCTGAGAAACGCGTCGTCGGCGATCTGTGGCGCTGCTGCCTGGCCGGCGTCGGCGGACAGGGCGTCGGCCTGAGCACGCAGATCCTCGTGCGCGCCGCCCACAAGGAAGGCTACCCTGTCCTGTTCCTGGACAAGAAGGGCCTGGCCATCCGCAACGGCGGCGTCACCAGCCAGATCGTCTACAACGTCACCGGCCAGCCCGTCACGGCCGTGATCCCCTTCGGCAAGGCCGACCTGCTGATCGGGATCGACGCCCTCGAGGCGGTTCGCATGCTCGAGCCGCACGGCCGCATGCGGGCGGCGTCGAAAGACCAGACCGCCGCGGTGGTCAACACGCACAAGGTGCCGACGGTCTCGGGCCTGATGGGGCGCGAGGACTACGACGTCGAGCAGATGGAGCGCACGCTGCGCGAGTGTACGCGCGACGACGACTTCATGGCCCGCGACATCTCGCGCATCTGCGAGGAGTACCTCGGCAGCAAGCTCTTCGCCAACATCATGATGCTGGGCTTCGCCTTCCAGAAGGGCCTGATCCCCGTCTCGATGCACTCGATGGCCTGGGCTATCAAGGACACCATCAAGACCGACATCCGCCGCAACCTCTACGCCTTCAACATGGGGCGCAAGCTCGTCGTCCAACCGGATCTCTTCCAGGGTCCGCCCGTCCGAAACGACTGGGGCAGCGAGCTGGAAGAACGCTGCCGAAACACCATCCGCCGCTATCCCACCGGACAGCAGCTCGCCGACGAGTTCCGCGCCCTGGCCGCGGGCGTGCTGACCGCCGGGGCCGACCTGGGCGAGGCGCTCAAGCGCGACTTCGTCATCCGCCTCTACGACACGATGCGCTGGGGCGGCATCGAATATGCCCGCCGCTACGCCGACGCGGTGCTGGCGACGTACCGGCGCGACAGCGCGGCGCGCCACTTCGCCGCGACCCACGCGGTCGTCCACAACCTCGCCTCGGCGATGCTGATCAAGGACGCGTTCTTCATCGCCGAATTGGCGACCAGCCCCGAGAAATACGCCCGCGACCGACGCAAGTACAACGTCAACCCCGCCAACGGCGACTGGATCGAGTACGTCCACCTGCTGCCGATGACCCTCAAACTCGGCCCCTGGCAGTGGACCTGGTGCAGCCACGTCGGCGACAGCGGAATGCGGTGGCTCCGCCGTCTGAAATTCCTGCGCCGCCTCATGCCCTGGCGCCACCGGCGCCAAAAACAGTTCCTGACGCGATACGAAGCCGCCATCGCCGCATTCCGCGGCGAGACCGACGAGGACTACCGCCGCACCCTGTCCGCCCTGGCCGCCCGCCAGTGCATGGACTGCCTGGTCCCCCGCTGCAGCGACGCCGGCTGTCCGCTCGAAGCCCCCGTGCCCGTCTGGCTCAACCTAGCGTACGAGGGCAAATGGTCCGCCGCCGCCGAGGCGCTCCACGAGGCCAATAACTTCCCCGAGTTCACCTCTCGCATCTGCCCCGCGCCGTGCCAGAGCGCCTGCAAGCAAAGCCACAGCGGCACGGCTGTGCCCGTGCGCGACGTCGAACGCCAGATCATCGAGAAGGCCTTCGAGAACGGCTGGGTCAAGCCTCACAAGCCTGCCCCCGCCAGCGGAATGAAAGTTGCCATCGTCGGAAGCGGACCGGCCGGACTGGCTGCCGCCCAGCAACTGGCCCGCGCCGGCCATGCCGTGACCGTCTTCGAACGCGACGACGCGCCCGGCGGGCTGCTGCGGTACGGTATTCCGGACTGGCGGCTGGACAAGGCCCTGATCGACCGGCGCGTCGATCAGTTGCGAGAAGAGGGAATCAGCTTTCGCACGTGCGTGCAGATCGGGCACGATCTGCCCGCCCACGCCCTGCGCGAGGACTTCGACGCGATCTGCCTGGCTGTCGGCGCCGCCCGCCCGCGCGACCTGCGCGTCCCCGGGCGAGACCATGGCGGCATCCACTTCGCCTGGGACTACCTTGCCCAGCAGAACCGCCGCTCTGCCGGCGTGGCTGTCGAGTCCACCTCGGCCATCGACGCCAAGGGCAAGGTCGTGCTGGTCATCGGCGGCGGCGAGACCGGCAGCGACTGTGCCGAAACCGCCCTGGCCCAAGGCGCCGTCGCGGTGCATCAGTTCGAAATCCTCTCCCCCGCCCAAGTGCGCCGCGACCCGCTGCACCAGGGACCGCCGCAGGTCAAACGCCACTGGTGTACCACCACCAAGGCCATCAACGCCAACGGCCACGCCGGGCTCGAAGTCGTCGCCAACGAAGTGAGATGGGTTCAGTCCGCCGCCGGAACGCAGATGATCGACGTCAGCGGCAGCGAGTTCGTCCTGCGAGCCGACATTATCCTGCTGGCCCTGGGGTACGACGCCGTCTGCGACGGGGCTGTCGCTGAGCAACTGAACCTGGCCCTCGACGCCCGCCAGCGCCTCGTCGTCAATGAGTTCGCGACCTCGGTGCCGGGCGTCTTCGTCGCCGGCGACCTGGCCAGCGGCCCGTCACTGGTCGCCGCCGCCATCGACTCGGGGCGACAGGCCGCAAAGAAGATCGACTACTATCTCAGGCACCTGAAGAAGCCCGAGGCGGTAAAATAGTATCGGATCGGGCGCCATGGCGGCCGTTCTCAGCCGCCGTGTCCCTGAGAGCTGATAGCTTTTCCCAAGGAGCCGGCCATGAAAACCGTCAGCATCTTCGCGATGGTCCTGATCCTGCTGGGACTGATCACCACCATCGGCCTCTTCGCCTTCCGGGACGGTCTGCAGCACGCCGGGTGCGACATGGAGGCCGCCGCCCTGGGCGTGCTGGCCGTTTGCCTGGTCGCGTGCGTCATGGGGTTCGTCTCTTTCCGCGAACCGTCTGGCAAGATCGCGGCCATCCTGGGCGCGCTGCTGGTGGCGTTCTTCGTTTTCCAATTCCTGTATGTTGCGCCAGACCAGTCGAGGTCGGCACAGAGCGTACCGCCGCCTGCTGCCAGACTGCTGCCGGCGTCTCTGGAAGAGATGACGCCGCTGCCGCGCGAACAGTCGCCCCGCGAGCAAAGCCTGCCCCGCCGCGAGGTGGTCGCCGTGGCGCCGGAACCGACGCCGGGCAACGCTCGCTTTGAAGGGTTCCGAGACCTGCGCGTCATCAGCACCGGACCGGTCGATGGGCCTGTAGACAACACTCAGAACTACCAGTTCTACGTCGGCGGATACGCGGGCCCCTTCATCGGCCCGGGCGGGTATCAGTGGGCCGGGCGGGTCGCCTGGCCAGGCCCCCGCGCCGGTCAGGCCGTATACCTCCGCTATGCCACGCCGCCCCAGGACGCCCAGCCGATCCTGATTTACGGCACGGGCGGGAACTGACATGAAGAAGGAAACGCCCCAGCAACTCCGCAAGCGCGCCGGCACGATCATCGCCCTGCTGAAAAAGAAATATCCCGACGCGACGACGCGCCTGTTCCATCACTCGCCGATGGAACTGCTGGTCGCGACGATCCTGTCAGCCCAGTGTACCGACGACCGCGTCAACATCGTCACCGACACGCTGTTCAAGAAATACAAGACGCCGCAGGATTACGCCAACGTGCCCCAGGACGTGCTCGAGGCGGAGGTGCGATCGACGGGGTTCTTCCGCAACAAAGCCAAGAACATCCGCGCCGCGGCGGCAAAGATCATCAGCGACTTCGACGGCAAGGTCCCGGCGACGATGGCCGAACTGCTGACGCTGCCAGGCGTGGCCCGCAAGACCGCCAACTGCGTGCTGGGCAACGCGTACAAGATCGCCGAGGGCATCACCGTCGACACTCACGTAGCGCGCCTGAGCATCCGCCTGGGCTTCACCGACAAGAAGAAACCCGACGCCGTCGGGATCGAGCAGGACCTGATGGCGATCGTGCCCAGAGAAGACTGGATCCACGTCTCGCACCTGCTGATCTACCACGGACGCGCCACCTGCACCGCCCGCAAACCCGACTGCGCCGGATGCGTGCTGAATAAACTCTGCCCCTCAGCGTTCAGAGTGGACGCGTAGCGGATACTTTTCCGTCGCTTGCGGCGTAGCATCTTTTCAGTATAGAGTTGGTCTCGGTTATGGGGAGACTACATTGGCGCATCCCATCGTCATCGCGCATCATCTGATCATGACCGCCTACGGATGGTGGTAGCACAGCATCACTGCTCATCCTAACGTCATGTTGTTGCGATGAACCACTTCGTCGGGCGTTTTACCGCTCATAATCTTTGCGATCTGCGCAGTCTTGAGTCCCTTGATCCTCTCGATCTGGGCGGAGGAATAATTGCTAAGCCCGCGAGCGATCTGGTTGCCCGCGGCGTCGATGATCGCCACGTTGGCGCCCTTGGCAAAGGGACCGCTAACGGCGATGATCCCCGAGGGCAGCAGGCTCTTGCCGCCCTGAACCAGCGCCTCGATGGCGCCGGCATCAACAACGATCTTGCCTGCAGCGCGGGCGGCCTGCCCGATCCACCGCCGACGGGAAGACATCTTGCGCTGGGCGGGCACGAAGATCGTCCCGACGCGCTCGCCGGCGAGCAATCGCGTCAGCACGTCGGGCATCCGGGCGTTGGCGATCACCGCCACCTCGCCGGCACTGGTGACCATTCGGGCGGCCTCGAGCTTGGAGCTCATGCCGCCGCTGCCCAGTCGGCTTTTTTCACCGGAAACCAGCGCTCGCACGTGCGAATCAACCTTCTCGATCACGTCGACCACGGCGCCGTCCTTGAGCACGCCGTCAACGACGCTCAGCAGCACCAGCACGTCCGCGGCCAGCATGTTAGCCACGTGGGCGGAAATGATGTCGTTGTCGCCGTAGCGGATTTCATCGACAGCAACGGCGTCATTTTCGTTGATGATCGGCAGCG
Protein-coding sequences here:
- the proB gene encoding glutamate 5-kinase; translated protein: MPDMKVRQQIIARARRIVVKMGTNSVCDESGRPDTATLGSITAQLAPMVKRGISVTLVASGAIGSGLNELGMSQRPRSMPELQACAAVGQGQLMQAFHDLFAEHGVPVGQVLLTRDDFENRARYLNIRNTLTALGRHGALPIINENDAVAVDEIRYGDNDIISAHVANMLAADVLVLLSVVDGVLKDGAVVDVIEKVDSHVRALVSGEKSRLGSGGMSSKLEAARMVTSAGEVAVIANARMPDVLTRLLAGERVGTIFVPAQRKMSSRRRWIGQAARAAGKIVVDAGAIEALVQGGKSLLPSGIIAVSGPFAKGANVAIIDAAGNQIARGLSNYSSAQIERIKGLKTAQIAKIMSGKTPDEVVHRNNMTLG
- the gltD gene encoding glutamate synthase small subunit, which translates into the protein MKVDPRYLTSQGPQVFTGAEMLLKGALEADGGVHLLGGYPGSPVAGFFDSMALIKDLLNDNGIRAVINHNEALAAAMLNGTQLLPARAIICMKSVGVHVAADALALGNMSGANPAGGAIVIYGDDPWSDSTQVAADSRYISRHLYIPTIEPATHQEIKDWVNLSFKLSARSELFAGFVLTTNLADGGGTVECKPNQFPAANMLNPVELETARIDLDKRVLLPPKTWWQEATFADRFARAQAAACDLKLNRLDYPSDTRKPVGFVATGLAYSYLVQSLWEMDLLGEFPILKFGLSYPIDPAMVHLMAEQAQRIVVVEERRGFMEEQIGQIILRDRQSGQLPADLELWGKKFPAPLQGIPDTRGLHPSIITDRLVALLRSLGGGKTTVVFPPAAAEAIEREAATLASTAQAQTPAIPGRTPTFCPGCPHRDSASLCLEIKRRFADKAYMARKYKRAPIDMVFHGDIGCYTMLMFPPTTDLMHNLSGMGLGGGTGSGADPFITNKQAVFMGDSTFFHCGALGISQAIKLGQDITFVILDNSTTAMTGHQTTPGLDFDVLGNPTAVQDIEDVVRGMASHTDMLVARVDPEQRDEYGELLERTFMAEGVKVLIATKECGITRIRRHRRLQRQTRKELGYLPAWQHMNVNTDVCRFCLACAELTGCPGLRHVQTDYGPKIDTDITACVDDGACQRIGACWSFERVMIHRRKAPRTRVPELHLDDIPEPEKRVVGDLWRCCLAGVGGQGVGLSTQILVRAAHKEGYPVLFLDKKGLAIRNGGVTSQIVYNVTGQPVTAVIPFGKADLLIGIDALEAVRMLEPHGRMRAASKDQTAAVVNTHKVPTVSGLMGREDYDVEQMERTLRECTRDDDFMARDISRICEEYLGSKLFANIMMLGFAFQKGLIPVSMHSMAWAIKDTIKTDIRRNLYAFNMGRKLVVQPDLFQGPPVRNDWGSELEERCRNTIRRYPTGQQLADEFRALAAGVLTAGADLGEALKRDFVIRLYDTMRWGGIEYARRYADAVLATYRRDSAARHFAATHAVVHNLASAMLIKDAFFIAELATSPEKYARDRRKYNVNPANGDWIEYVHLLPMTLKLGPWQWTWCSHVGDSGMRWLRRLKFLRRLMPWRHRRQKQFLTRYEAAIAAFRGETDEDYRRTLSALAARQCMDCLVPRCSDAGCPLEAPVPVWLNLAYEGKWSAAAEALHEANNFPEFTSRICPAPCQSACKQSHSGTAVPVRDVERQIIEKAFENGWVKPHKPAPASGMKVAIVGSGPAGLAAAQQLARAGHAVTVFERDDAPGGLLRYGIPDWRLDKALIDRRVDQLREEGISFRTCVQIGHDLPAHALREDFDAICLAVGAARPRDLRVPGRDHGGIHFAWDYLAQQNRRSAGVAVESTSAIDAKGKVVLVIGGGETGSDCAETALAQGAVAVHQFEILSPAQVRRDPLHQGPPQVKRHWCTTTKAINANGHAGLEVVANEVRWVQSAAGTQMIDVSGSEFVLRADIILLALGYDAVCDGAVAEQLNLALDARQRLVVNEFATSVPGVFVAGDLASGPSLVAAAIDSGRQAAKKIDYYLRHLKKPEAVK
- the nth gene encoding endonuclease III: MKKETPQQLRKRAGTIIALLKKKYPDATTRLFHHSPMELLVATILSAQCTDDRVNIVTDTLFKKYKTPQDYANVPQDVLEAEVRSTGFFRNKAKNIRAAAAKIISDFDGKVPATMAELLTLPGVARKTANCVLGNAYKIAEGITVDTHVARLSIRLGFTDKKKPDAVGIEQDLMAIVPREDWIHVSHLLIYHGRATCTARKPDCAGCVLNKLCPSAFRVDA